The proteins below come from a single Streptomyces tubercidicus genomic window:
- a CDS encoding HGxxPAAW family protein — protein MSSSGHGHTPAAWTGVIISFIGFCVAGAFIVLANVPGFWAGIALIGLGALVGGLMRMAGLGSEPKRAAKPRPQAQAQPQEG, from the coding sequence ATGTCGAGCAGTGGCCACGGACACACCCCCGCCGCCTGGACCGGCGTCATCATCTCGTTCATCGGCTTCTGTGTCGCCGGAGCCTTCATCGTGCTGGCGAATGTGCCCGGCTTCTGGGCCGGTATCGCGCTGATCGGCCTCGGTGCCCTCGTGGGCGGTCTGATGCGGATGGCCGGTCTGGGCTCGGAGCCCAAGCGCGCCGCCAAGCCGCGTCCCCAGGCGCAGGCGCAGCCGCAGGAGGGCTGA
- a CDS encoding DUF2752 domain-containing protein → MSQPAARPHASPRGGLPRRLAAPLGTLAAATAAFAVLGAVDPNEPGHYPVCPLLHLTGVYCPACGGLRSAHAVAHGDLAAALGANALAVAGYAACAVFWALWTANAVRGRPTAGPRPRAVHWWALGALLLAFTVVRNLPFGSGLAP, encoded by the coding sequence GTGAGCCAACCCGCGGCCCGGCCCCATGCCTCCCCGCGCGGCGGTCTGCCGCGCCGCCTGGCGGCACCCCTCGGCACGCTGGCCGCCGCCACCGCCGCCTTCGCCGTCCTCGGGGCCGTCGACCCGAACGAGCCCGGCCACTACCCCGTGTGCCCGCTGCTGCACCTCACCGGCGTCTACTGCCCGGCCTGCGGCGGGCTGCGCAGCGCCCATGCCGTCGCACACGGCGACCTCGCCGCGGCACTGGGCGCCAACGCCCTCGCGGTGGCCGGCTACGCCGCCTGTGCGGTCTTCTGGGCGCTCTGGACGGCCAACGCGGTCCGCGGCCGCCCCACGGCGGGCCCCCGGCCGCGTGCCGTCCACTGGTGGGCGCTGGGCGCACTGCTGCTGGCCTTCACGGTCGTCCGCAACCTGCCCTTCGGCAGCGGGCTCGCGCCGTGA